One window of the Delphinus delphis chromosome 20, mDelDel1.2, whole genome shotgun sequence genome contains the following:
- the LOC132417168 gene encoding cytochrome P450 2A13-like isoform X3: protein MLGSMLRDPKLFSNPPDFNPQHFLDEKGQFKRTDAFVPFFIGKRYCFGEGLASMELFLFLTTIMQNFHFKSPQSPQDIDVSPKHVGFVTIPQNYTMSFLPRGHGFDPWSGN from the exons ATGCTGGGCTCCATGCTGAGAGACCCCAAGCTCTTCTCCAACCCGCCAGATTTCAACCCCCAGCACTTCCTGGATGAGAAGGGGCAGTTTAAGAGGACTGATGCTTTTGTGCCCTTCTTCATCG GAAAGCGGTACTGTTTCGGAGAAGGCCTGGCTAGCATGGagctctttctcttcctcaccaCCATCATGCAGAACTTCCACTTCAAGTCCCCGCAGTCGCCCCAGGACATCGACGTGTCCCCCAAACACGTGGGCTTTGTCACCATCCCACAAAACTACACCATGAGCTTCCTGCCCCG
- the LOC132417168 gene encoding cytochrome P450 2A13-like isoform X5, which yields MLGSMLRDPKLFSNPPDFNPQHFLDEKGQFKRTDAFVPFFIGKRYCFGEGLASMELFLFLTTIMQNFHFKSPQSPQDIDVSPKHVGFVTIPQNYTMSFLPRNYLKIET from the exons ATGCTGGGCTCCATGCTGAGAGACCCCAAGCTCTTCTCCAACCCGCCAGATTTCAACCCCCAGCACTTCCTGGATGAGAAGGGGCAGTTTAAGAGGACTGATGCTTTTGTGCCCTTCTTCATCG GAAAGCGGTACTGTTTCGGAGAAGGCCTGGCTAGCATGGagctctttctcttcctcaccaCCATCATGCAGAACTTCCACTTCAAGTCCCCGCAGTCGCCCCAGGACATCGACGTGTCCCCCAAACACGTGGGCTTTGTCACCATCCCACAAAACTACACCATGAGCTTCCTGCCCCG GAATTATTTGAAGATTGAAACATAG
- the LOC132417168 gene encoding cytochrome P450 2A13-like isoform X4, producing MLGSMLRDPKLFSNPPDFNPQHFLDEKGQFKRTDAFVPFFIGKRYCFGEGLASMELFLFLTTIMQNFHFKSPQSPQDIDVSPKHVGFVTIPQNYTMSFLPRARMFDPWSGN from the exons ATGCTGGGCTCCATGCTGAGAGACCCCAAGCTCTTCTCCAACCCGCCAGATTTCAACCCCCAGCACTTCCTGGATGAGAAGGGGCAGTTTAAGAGGACTGATGCTTTTGTGCCCTTCTTCATCG GAAAGCGGTACTGTTTCGGAGAAGGCCTGGCTAGCATGGagctctttctcttcctcaccaCCATCATGCAGAACTTCCACTTCAAGTCCCCGCAGTCGCCCCAGGACATCGACGTGTCCCCCAAACACGTGGGCTTTGTCACCATCCCACAAAACTACACCATGAGCTTCCTGCCCCG